ATTTTTGATCTTTTTTTTCCTCATATCCGCGAGGTAAAATAATTTGAATTTCTCGGCTTGCATTTACTTTTTTAGACTTAATGGTTTCTACAATTCGTTGCGAATACATGGAAAGACTAAATAAGCTAAGTAGTAATAAAGTTAGTTTTAGTTTCATATGCTGGATTAATTAATTTTTTGTTTTTTATTAAAGATAGGTAAAAATATAAACGATAAACCACCCAAAATAATTACAATTGCAGTTTGAGAAGACCATAAAATCCAACCAACGGCTGTACCAGCGGTCATAGAAATACCGTACAAAGCTAATATTTGCGAAATCATCAGCGGAAAGGCGCCAAAACCACCATTAGTAAACGTTATGGCTAAACTGCCCACTACAAATGAAGAAATAATGATGCCGATTGATAACGAATCGGTTTCGCTAATGCTTTTCATGCCGTAATAAAAAGTTGCAACATAAGATGCCCAAATTACAAACGTATAAAATAAAAAAGCTTTGCGTTGCGGCATTTTAAAAACGCTTAAAACACCTTCGGTTAATCCTTTTATTTTGCTACGAATAAGCACCATAAGTTTTAGTTGCGTAAAAAACAACAAGTAAATACCAAGAATTCCGGCAAGGGTTAAAATAATTAACGAATAGATTATTTTTTCTATCGGAATGTTTGTTAAAACAAAATCTTTTAAGGTGTTAAATTGAATGATTAGCGAAGTGAAAA
This genomic window from Flavobacterium agricola contains:
- a CDS encoding lysylphosphatidylglycerol synthase transmembrane domain-containing protein; amino-acid sequence: MKASIKKTISIILPLILGVFLVYYAYNQFTAQQLQEIKLQFQNANYNFIVISTIFSLISLGCRAYRWKYSLNYMGYQSNFPNNFMAVCIGYIMNLTVPRSGEISRALVLKNYKNIPFDKGFGSIISERVIDFVILLLFIFTSLIIQFNTLKDFVLTNIPIEKIIYSLIILTLAGILGIYLLFFTQLKLMVLIRSKIKGLTEGVLSVFKMPQRKAFLFYTFVIWASYVATFYYGMKSISETDSLSIGIIISSFVVGSLAITFTNGGFGAFPLMISQILALYGISMTAGTAVGWILWSSQTAIVIILGGLSFIFLPIFNKKQKIN